Proteins encoded within one genomic window of Aurantiacibacter spongiae:
- a CDS encoding hydantoinase B/oxoprolinase family protein, translated as MTSSYRFAIDRGGTFTDVVAQTPGGGLVTMKLLSSNPEQYDDAASEAVRRILRTHGEAPVDELRIGTTIATNALLERQGEPTALAITAGHRDALRIGNQARPEIFARHIVLPKRLETATIEIDERVGADGTVLRPLDEEDARRNLADLRRQGFEAIAVVLMHGWRFPEHERRLAELAYEAGFRQVSASHEVSPLIKLVPRGDTSVVDAYLSPVIRDYVEQLAERLPDHGSLRFMQSNGGLADARAFRGKDAVLSGPAGGVVGMVETARRLGHTKLIGFDMGGTSTDVCHYAGEFERTGASVVAGVRIAAPMMQVHTVAAGGGSICRYDGSRLRVGPESAGADPGPACYRKGGPLTVTDCNLVLGRIDPEHFPKVFGPDGDQPLARDAARARLDAVATALPEPMASEDLAEAFLALAVDEMANAIRKISTARGHDVTAHALACFGGAGGQFACRVADELGIETVLVHPLAGMLSAYGIGLAPVTVIRESGIVRPITEDFTQARTDLERSATDDLIAQGIVREGISTITNLRLRFAGSDTTIDLPVGGDLDARFREAHRQRFGWSDADAEIVLEAISVEARSTSGGLSDAAALDQTEEPAGDIRTRASMAIGEAIDGPAMIADPGSTTILEDGWRATLAEDRSLVLTRRVPHERDSTAETRVDPLRLAIFNNLFMAIAEEMGLVLEATASSVNIKERLDFSCAVFDAEGSLIANAPHIPVHLGSMSQSVRRIISNRANSERGLRRGDAFCLNDPFHGGTHLPDVTVIVPVFFAEGKVPDAFVAARGHHADIGGIAPGSMPPDSRTIEDEGIRLDDVLLVDEGVFRETGLRELLSSGPYPARNPDRNISDLKAQLAACARGADLLADAAQTHGADVVAAYLGHVLDHGEAAVRQLFESLIEGSFTYAMDNGAEVSLRLTIDRDVRTARFDFTGTSGQLPNNFNAPAAIARAAVLYALRTLVDDEIPLNDGCLRPVEIVVPPGSMLAPEPPAAVVAGNVETSQVVTDTILAACGSLACAQGTMNNFTFGDEERQYYETIAGGSGAGNGHCGTDAVQTHMTNSRLTDPEVLESRFPVRVERFAIRSGSGGEGQWSGGEGVERRIVFLTPMRAQILANRRTVAPRGIAGGGDGAVGESFVERADGSLLDLGATGGADMQPGDVFVIRTPGGGGYGEA; from the coding sequence ATGACGAGTTCCTATCGCTTCGCCATCGATCGCGGCGGCACCTTTACCGACGTTGTCGCGCAAACGCCCGGCGGCGGGCTGGTGACGATGAAGCTGCTGTCCAGCAATCCGGAACAGTACGATGATGCCGCCAGCGAAGCCGTTCGGCGCATCCTTCGCACGCATGGCGAAGCCCCGGTGGACGAGCTGCGCATAGGCACGACGATCGCAACCAACGCATTGCTCGAGCGTCAGGGAGAGCCGACGGCCCTTGCCATCACCGCGGGGCATCGCGATGCGCTGCGGATAGGCAATCAGGCGCGTCCGGAAATCTTCGCTCGTCACATCGTCCTGCCCAAGCGGCTCGAGACGGCGACGATCGAGATCGACGAGCGTGTCGGCGCGGACGGAACCGTGCTTCGTCCGCTTGACGAGGAGGACGCGCGCAGGAACCTTGCCGATCTGCGCCGACAGGGGTTCGAAGCGATCGCCGTCGTGCTCATGCACGGATGGCGCTTCCCGGAACACGAAAGACGACTGGCCGAACTGGCATACGAGGCCGGCTTCCGTCAGGTAAGCGCGAGCCATGAAGTCTCTCCGCTGATAAAGCTGGTGCCGCGTGGAGATACCAGCGTGGTCGACGCTTACCTGTCACCCGTCATCCGCGATTATGTCGAGCAGCTGGCGGAGCGGTTGCCCGATCACGGAAGTCTGCGCTTCATGCAATCGAACGGCGGCCTCGCCGATGCGCGCGCCTTTCGCGGCAAGGACGCGGTGTTGTCCGGCCCGGCCGGCGGCGTGGTCGGCATGGTCGAGACCGCAAGGCGTCTGGGGCACACGAAGCTCATCGGCTTCGACATGGGTGGGACCAGCACCGACGTGTGTCACTATGCCGGCGAGTTCGAGCGTACGGGGGCGAGCGTGGTCGCCGGCGTTCGCATCGCCGCGCCGATGATGCAGGTGCATACGGTGGCGGCCGGAGGTGGTTCGATCTGCCGATACGACGGATCGCGCCTGCGGGTGGGCCCGGAAAGCGCCGGCGCCGATCCAGGCCCCGCATGCTATCGCAAGGGCGGGCCGCTGACCGTGACCGACTGCAATCTCGTCCTGGGCCGGATCGATCCCGAACACTTCCCCAAGGTCTTCGGACCCGATGGCGACCAGCCGCTGGCCCGGGATGCCGCACGGGCACGGCTCGACGCGGTCGCCACGGCGCTTCCGGAACCCATGGCCTCCGAAGATCTGGCCGAAGCCTTCCTGGCCCTGGCGGTGGACGAGATGGCCAATGCCATCCGCAAGATCAGTACGGCGCGCGGTCACGACGTAACCGCGCATGCTCTCGCCTGTTTCGGCGGAGCGGGCGGCCAGTTCGCCTGCCGCGTGGCGGACGAACTGGGCATCGAGACCGTCCTCGTCCACCCGCTCGCAGGGATGCTGTCAGCCTATGGCATTGGCCTCGCCCCGGTTACCGTCATCCGGGAGAGCGGAATCGTCCGGCCGATAACGGAAGATTTCACGCAGGCCCGGACCGATCTCGAACGCTCCGCCACCGACGACCTGATCGCGCAGGGAATCGTGCGTGAGGGCATTTCTACCATTACAAATCTTCGCTTGCGCTTCGCTGGCAGCGACACGACCATCGACCTGCCGGTCGGCGGCGACCTCGATGCCCGTTTCCGCGAGGCGCACCGACAACGCTTCGGCTGGTCGGACGCGGATGCGGAGATCGTGCTCGAAGCGATCAGCGTCGAGGCGCGGAGCACGAGCGGCGGATTATCCGACGCGGCCGCGCTGGATCAGACAGAGGAACCGGCGGGCGATATCCGCACACGTGCCAGCATGGCGATCGGGGAAGCGATCGATGGTCCCGCCATGATCGCCGACCCCGGCTCCACCACCATTCTGGAGGACGGATGGCGAGCCACGCTTGCCGAGGATCGCAGTCTCGTCCTTACCCGCAGGGTGCCTCACGAACGCGACAGCACGGCCGAGACACGCGTCGATCCGCTACGCCTCGCCATCTTCAACAACCTGTTCATGGCCATCGCGGAGGAGATGGGCCTGGTGCTCGAAGCCACCGCGAGCAGCGTGAACATCAAAGAACGCCTCGATTTCAGCTGCGCCGTGTTCGACGCGGAAGGTTCGCTCATTGCGAATGCACCCCATATTCCGGTGCATCTGGGATCCATGTCGCAGAGCGTGCGGCGGATAATAAGCAACCGTGCGAACAGCGAGCGCGGCCTCCGCCGGGGTGATGCCTTCTGCCTCAACGATCCCTTTCACGGCGGCACGCATCTGCCCGATGTAACGGTGATCGTCCCGGTCTTTTTCGCGGAAGGCAAGGTACCTGACGCCTTCGTCGCGGCCCGTGGGCACCATGCCGATATCGGCGGCATCGCGCCCGGTTCCATGCCGCCCGACAGCCGCACGATCGAGGACGAAGGTATCCGCCTCGACGACGTGTTGCTGGTGGACGAAGGCGTGTTTCGCGAAACCGGTTTGCGAGAACTGCTTTCGTCCGGTCCGTACCCGGCGCGCAATCCGGATCGCAACATCTCCGACCTCAAGGCGCAGCTCGCAGCATGCGCGCGGGGGGCCGATCTTCTTGCCGATGCGGCACAGACCCACGGTGCGGACGTTGTTGCCGCCTATCTCGGGCACGTCCTCGACCACGGCGAGGCGGCAGTCCGCCAGCTGTTCGAAAGCCTGATCGAAGGCAGCTTCACCTATGCGATGGATAACGGGGCCGAAGTCTCCCTCAGGCTGACGATCGACCGGGATGTCCGCACCGCCCGGTTCGACTTCACCGGGACGAGCGGGCAATTGCCGAACAATTTCAACGCACCCGCCGCGATTGCCCGCGCCGCCGTGCTCTACGCGCTGCGAACGCTGGTCGATGACGAGATCCCCCTGAACGACGGATGCCTGCGCCCGGTCGAGATCGTCGTGCCCCCCGGATCCATGCTCGCGCCCGAACCGCCGGCGGCGGTGGTGGCCGGCAATGTGGAGACCAGCCAGGTCGTCACCGATACGATCCTGGCTGCCTGCGGGTCACTGGCCTGCGCGCAGGGCACCATGAACAATTTCACCTTCGGCGACGAGGAGCGTCAGTACTACGAAACCATCGCAGGGGGGTCCGGGGCAGGAAATGGGCATTGCGGGACCGATGCGGTGCAAACCCATATGACCAACAGTCGCCTGACCGATCCCGAAGTGCTGGAAAGCCGGTTCCCCGTTCGCGTCGAGCGGTTCGCCATTCGCTCCGGCTCGGGCGGGGAAGGGCAATGGTCCGGTGGGGAGGGCGTGGAGCGGCGCATCGTGTTTCTCACTCCGATGCGCGCGCAAATTCTCGCCAACCGCCGCACGGTCGCACCGCGCGGGATCGCCGGTGGCGGCGACGGGGCGGTGGGGGAGAGCTTCGTCGAGCGGGCGGATGGGAGCCTGCTTGATCTCGGTGCGACGGGCGGTGCGGACATGCAGCCAGGCGATGTGTTCGTGATCCGCACGCCGGGCGGCGGGGGCTACGGCGAAGCGTGA
- a CDS encoding Crp/Fnr family transcriptional regulator, which translates to MSARLELDRYPLTGRFLLGRLRDAMSEDEKATIESLIERVEDFDASQQILARGQLCDKSTVLIEGFALRTIEEGNKRFVVGIQVPGDFIDLHAFALKRLDHNIVTLGPARVGFCSHKRIERVMETNAHLARLLWFSTLLDAAIHREWIMKLEQLRASRRAAHILCEIWQRLDFVELGRLGRIETPLTQSDLADMCGTTAIHMNRALAQLRKDDLAHFQRGSVKVPDRRLLERYSHFDPTYLYGEGVLGMQGELTMKNGE; encoded by the coding sequence TTGTCCGCGCGACTGGAACTGGATCGCTACCCGCTTACCGGGCGGTTCCTTCTCGGACGCCTTCGCGATGCCATGAGCGAGGATGAAAAGGCGACGATCGAATCGCTTATCGAACGGGTCGAAGACTTCGATGCCAGCCAGCAGATACTCGCCCGGGGACAATTGTGCGACAAGTCCACCGTTCTTATCGAAGGGTTCGCGCTTCGCACCATCGAGGAAGGGAACAAGCGGTTTGTCGTCGGCATTCAGGTGCCGGGCGACTTCATCGACCTGCATGCCTTCGCTCTCAAGCGGCTGGACCACAACATCGTAACGCTCGGACCCGCGCGCGTCGGCTTCTGTTCGCATAAGCGGATCGAGCGGGTGATGGAAACCAACGCCCATCTTGCTCGCCTGCTGTGGTTCTCGACCCTGCTCGACGCGGCCATTCACCGCGAATGGATCATGAAGCTGGAGCAATTGCGCGCGTCGCGCCGTGCCGCGCACATCCTGTGTGAGATCTGGCAACGGCTCGATTTCGTGGAACTGGGCCGCCTGGGCCGCATCGAGACGCCGCTCACGCAATCCGACCTCGCCGACATGTGCGGGACGACCGCCATTCATATGAACCGCGCGCTAGCGCAGTTGCGCAAGGATGACCTCGCCCATTTCCAGCGCGGATCGGTAAAGGTCCCGGACCGCAGACTGCTGGAACGCTATTCCCATTTCGATCCGACCTACCTCTATGGCGAGGGCGTGCTCGGGATGCAGGGCGAACTGACCATGAAGAACGGTGAATGA
- a CDS encoding biliverdin-producing heme oxygenase, translating to MADNGNQVHLRTFLRGETAALHDALDSRTVPASLRDRDEYVRFLERQFVARRPIEAWAARTMASHSAPPAACPLIANDLALLGRSTPKFDEGFTLPDGADPIGLAWALAGSHLGNRAMLKSLADAQSDLPVSFFGDQAMMAFWKSLRPAIERDVSRALGKAAVLGARAVFARFLRAFAVDGASSRLAA from the coding sequence TTGGCCGATAACGGCAATCAGGTTCATCTACGGACTTTCCTCAGGGGCGAAACCGCTGCGCTGCACGACGCCCTGGATAGTCGAACGGTGCCCGCATCGCTTCGCGACCGGGACGAGTATGTCCGCTTCCTGGAACGGCAATTCGTCGCCCGACGTCCGATCGAAGCCTGGGCCGCGCGGACGATGGCCTCGCATAGCGCGCCTCCCGCAGCCTGCCCGCTGATTGCCAACGACCTTGCCCTACTCGGTCGGTCGACGCCGAAGTTTGATGAGGGCTTCACACTACCCGACGGGGCCGACCCGATCGGTCTTGCCTGGGCACTGGCAGGGTCGCATCTGGGTAATCGGGCGATGTTGAAGTCTCTTGCCGATGCACAATCAGACCTGCCGGTGTCGTTCTTCGGCGATCAAGCCATGATGGCGTTCTGGAAAAGCTTGCGCCCCGCGATCGAGCGGGATGTCTCGCGCGCTCTGGGCAAGGCCGCCGTTCTGGGTGCCAGGGCGGTGTTTGCGCGGTTTCTCCGGGCGTTCGCTGTAGACGGCGCATCCTCCAGGCTCGCGGCATGA
- a CDS encoding mannose-1-phosphate guanylyltransferase produces the protein MTSIHPVILCGGSGTRLWPRSRKAKPKPFLPLVGDRTLFEATLARCPPAEGFAYPVIVTGAVHVPHVETQIGEATDARIVVEPAPKNTAAAIALAAQRLPTDAVMLVCPSDHHIGNPKAFRQAAHAAARLARDGMMVAMAIEPTHPETGYGYIRHGEPIEGGGRRIAQFVEKPDLARATQFLAEGGYSWNGGIFAFRAGDFLEELATYRPALAEAVRRSVEEGCETGSAFHPDAGHFAKIEPESVDYAVMEETRRAAMVPAAMGWSDIGGWPALRDTLEGDERGNRTRGKVELRDCRNVLADTDGPRISIIGMDDIAVVVDGDEVLVTSMSGAQEVGKLEGAANQ, from the coding sequence ATGACGAGTATCCACCCGGTAATCCTGTGCGGCGGTAGCGGAACTCGGCTCTGGCCGCGCAGCCGCAAGGCAAAGCCCAAGCCTTTCCTGCCCCTCGTCGGCGACCGGACCTTGTTCGAGGCGACGCTCGCCCGGTGTCCGCCGGCGGAGGGGTTCGCCTACCCCGTCATCGTCACCGGTGCCGTACATGTCCCGCATGTCGAGACGCAAATCGGCGAGGCCACGGACGCGCGCATCGTCGTCGAGCCCGCCCCGAAGAACACTGCGGCGGCGATCGCACTCGCCGCGCAGCGCCTACCCACCGATGCCGTCATGCTCGTATGTCCGAGCGATCACCATATCGGAAATCCGAAAGCTTTCCGACAGGCCGCCCACGCGGCGGCGCGGCTTGCGCGCGATGGGATGATGGTTGCTATGGCGATAGAGCCCACGCACCCCGAAACCGGATACGGCTACATTCGTCATGGCGAACCGATCGAGGGCGGCGGGCGCCGCATCGCGCAATTCGTCGAAAAGCCCGATCTGGCGCGGGCGACGCAGTTCCTGGCCGAGGGGGGATACAGCTGGAACGGGGGAATTTTCGCGTTCCGCGCGGGCGATTTCCTGGAAGAACTGGCGACATACCGGCCGGCGCTTGCCGAAGCAGTGCGCCGTTCGGTGGAGGAGGGGTGCGAAACCGGGTCTGCATTTCATCCAGACGCCGGGCACTTCGCGAAGATCGAGCCGGAATCGGTCGATTATGCGGTGATGGAAGAGACGCGCCGCGCCGCGATGGTTCCGGCCGCGATGGGTTGGTCCGACATCGGCGGCTGGCCCGCCCTTCGCGACACGCTCGAAGGCGACGAGCGTGGAAATCGCACGAGGGGGAAGGTGGAACTGCGAGATTGCCGCAACGTGCTTGCCGACACGGACGGACCACGCATCTCCATCATCGGTATGGACGACATCGCCGTCGTGGTCGATGGGGACGAAGTGCTCGTGACTTCGATGAGCGGTGCTCAGGAAGTCGGCAAGCTCGAAGGGGCAGCCAATCAGTGA
- a CDS encoding HWE histidine kinase domain-containing protein — translation MNVETSYEVDLTSCDREPIHQLGLIQDFGALIAVTSDWNVAFKSRNCHEVLGLRKPVEIGDRLADHFSAAALESLRRHAGDAGKLGVVERLFGIDLDESGRPFDIAVHSTGPYNIIEIEPSDTGAGIEYTAALRPMVERLQHTTSAKDLCEEAATQLKRFLGFDRVMVYKFHPDESGEVIAEARESHLDTFLSLRYPKTDIPQQARRLYRTNLFRIISDVNAEPVPLEPRTALGGDPLDLSKSTLRAVSPIHIEYLQNMGVGASLSISIIVEGKLWGLFACHHYSARRLPFKQRTAAELFSQLFSLQLEIAIMAAGNAAKERARDLHDRLMSQLIGGSSLADNLEVIENALAKLIPHDGLSAYINGEYRSRGAAPNEEEFRALVPALNTSSTSSIVHSDALADLIPKAQAFAGRVVGALIIPVSRRPRDYVTLWRRELQQTVTWAGNPEKVATIGPNGDRLTPRKSFAAWQESVSGRSADWSQEELGIAERLRVTLLEVILRVTDEQVQERARAQERQELLIAELNHRVRNILTLIRSLIGQSKGEAKSIDQFADLIGGRIRALAMAHDHITRENWASASLVELLKSEAEAYLVGKANRVNITGEDALVNPEAYTVLALVVHEMMTNSAKYGSLCDSSGSLDIEISFTEHRDLAIAWREHGGPPVKAPTRRGFGSTIIEKSIPFELKGNADVRYKLSGLEADFVIPSRFAEAAPDEQPATQGQAEAEAERVAAEDFAEDETDRPVLVVEDSMIIAMDAEEMLRQIGFSNVVVASSTETALAEIAKKEPILALLDFNLGDGTSEAIARKLTERSVPFWFVTGYGDAVQQLSKSEARGVLQKPYTRDDLQRLVSQLSQKRDGD, via the coding sequence ATGAATGTCGAGACCAGCTACGAGGTTGATCTGACGAGTTGCGATCGAGAGCCGATCCATCAGCTCGGCCTGATCCAGGACTTCGGCGCGCTGATTGCGGTGACGTCGGACTGGAACGTCGCTTTCAAATCCCGGAATTGCCACGAAGTCCTGGGGTTGCGCAAACCCGTCGAGATCGGTGACAGGCTAGCCGATCATTTCAGCGCGGCTGCACTCGAGAGTCTGCGCAGGCACGCTGGGGATGCCGGCAAGCTCGGCGTCGTCGAACGCCTGTTCGGTATCGATCTGGATGAAAGCGGGCGCCCGTTCGACATCGCAGTCCATTCGACCGGTCCTTACAATATCATCGAGATCGAACCGAGCGATACCGGCGCCGGAATCGAATACACCGCCGCCCTGCGACCTATGGTCGAACGCCTTCAGCATACGACATCCGCAAAAGACCTGTGCGAGGAAGCCGCGACGCAGCTCAAGCGCTTTCTCGGTTTTGACCGGGTCATGGTCTACAAGTTTCATCCGGACGAAAGCGGCGAGGTGATTGCAGAAGCGAGAGAATCGCATCTCGATACGTTTCTCTCGCTTCGCTACCCCAAGACGGACATCCCGCAGCAGGCGAGGCGACTCTACCGTACCAACCTGTTTCGCATCATCAGTGACGTGAACGCCGAACCGGTGCCGCTCGAGCCGCGCACTGCGCTAGGAGGCGATCCGCTCGACCTGTCGAAGAGCACGCTGCGGGCGGTTTCCCCGATCCACATCGAATATCTCCAGAACATGGGCGTCGGCGCCTCGCTGTCCATTTCCATCATCGTGGAGGGGAAACTCTGGGGGCTGTTTGCCTGTCATCACTATTCCGCACGCCGCCTGCCGTTCAAACAGCGCACCGCCGCCGAACTATTCTCGCAGCTATTTTCGCTTCAGCTAGAAATCGCGATCATGGCGGCGGGCAACGCGGCGAAGGAACGGGCGCGCGACCTGCACGACCGGTTGATGAGCCAGCTGATCGGCGGCAGTTCGCTGGCGGACAATTTGGAAGTGATCGAAAATGCGCTGGCGAAGTTAATTCCGCATGACGGGCTGAGCGCGTATATCAACGGGGAATACCGTTCGCGCGGGGCTGCACCCAACGAGGAAGAATTCCGGGCTCTGGTGCCTGCTCTCAACACCTCGTCTACAAGTTCGATCGTGCACTCGGATGCGCTGGCGGACCTCATCCCCAAGGCCCAGGCCTTTGCCGGTCGCGTGGTGGGCGCGCTGATCATCCCGGTATCGCGCCGCCCGCGCGATTACGTCACCCTCTGGCGCCGGGAATTGCAGCAGACCGTCACCTGGGCGGGAAATCCGGAGAAGGTCGCGACCATCGGCCCTAACGGCGATCGGCTTACGCCGCGCAAGAGCTTCGCCGCCTGGCAGGAATCGGTCAGCGGCCGCTCTGCCGACTGGTCGCAAGAAGAGCTCGGCATAGCGGAACGCCTGCGCGTGACCCTGCTCGAGGTCATCCTGCGCGTGACGGACGAACAGGTTCAGGAACGTGCCCGCGCTCAGGAACGACAGGAATTGCTGATCGCGGAACTCAACCATCGCGTGCGGAACATCCTGACGCTCATCCGCAGTCTGATCGGCCAATCGAAGGGCGAGGCGAAGTCTATTGATCAGTTCGCCGACCTTATCGGCGGCCGTATCCGCGCGCTCGCCATGGCGCACGATCACATCACGCGCGAGAATTGGGCGTCGGCATCGCTGGTGGAGCTGTTGAAGTCGGAAGCGGAGGCCTATCTGGTCGGTAAGGCGAACCGGGTAAACATCACCGGAGAGGATGCCCTGGTCAATCCGGAGGCCTATACCGTCCTCGCTCTGGTCGTGCATGAGATGATGACCAATTCGGCCAAGTACGGCTCCCTTTGCGACAGCAGCGGTTCGCTCGATATCGAGATCTCCTTCACCGAGCATCGCGACCTTGCAATTGCCTGGCGCGAACACGGAGGCCCCCCGGTCAAGGCCCCCACGCGTCGCGGCTTCGGCTCCACGATTATCGAAAAGTCGATACCATTCGAACTCAAGGGCAATGCAGACGTTCGGTACAAGCTGAGCGGTCTGGAAGCCGACTTCGTCATTCCTTCGCGCTTCGCCGAGGCCGCGCCGGACGAACAGCCCGCCACGCAAGGGCAGGCTGAAGCGGAAGCGGAACGCGTCGCGGCGGAGGATTTTGCGGAAGACGAAACCGATCGCCCCGTCCTGGTCGTAGAGGACAGCATGATCATCGCGATGGACGCCGAGGAAATGTTGCGTCAGATCGGCTTTTCGAATGTCGTTGTCGCGAGCAGCACCGAAACGGCCTTGGCCGAGATCGCCAAGAAGGAGCCGATCCTGGCTCTGCTCGATTTCAACCTCGGTGATGGAACCAGCGAGGCGATTGCCCGCAAGCTGACCGAAAGGTCAGTGCCGTTCTGGTTCGTGACCGGCTATGGCGACGCGGTGCAGCAACTGTCGAAAAGCGAGGCCCGCGGCGTGTTGCAGAAGCCTTATACCAGGGACGACCTGCAAAGGCTGGTCAGTCAGTTGTCGCAAAAGCGGGACGGCGACTAA